In Ochotona princeps isolate mOchPri1 chromosome 22, mOchPri1.hap1, whole genome shotgun sequence, the following are encoded in one genomic region:
- the KCNS1 gene encoding potassium voltage-gated channel subfamily S member 1, translating to MVSECPGRGAGVPWRRSDEALRVNVGGVRRCLSARALARFPGTRLGRLQAAASEEQARRLCDDYDATAREFYFDRHPGFFLGLLHFYRTGRLHVLDELCVFAFGQEADYWGLGESALAACCRGRYLERRVARPRAWDEDSDTPSSVDPCPDEISDVQRELARYGAARCGRLRRRLWLTMENPGYSLPSKLFSCVSIGVVLASIAAMCIHSLPEYQAREAAAAVAAVAAGRSAEEARDDDPVLRRLEYFCIAWFSFEVSSRLLLAPSTRNFFCHPLNLIDIVSVLPFYLTLLAGVALGDRRGAGGEELGDLGKVVQVFRLMRIFRVLKLARHSTGLRSLGATLKHSYREVGILLLYLAVGVSVFSGVAYTAEKEEDVGFDTIPACWWWGTVSMTTVGYGDVVPVTVVGKLAASGCILGGILVVALPITIIFNKFSHFYRRQKALEAAVRNSDHRHFEDLLSSVDGVSEASLETSREASREGQFADLETQPPGEPPDSGRY from the exons ATGGTGAGCGAGTGCCCCGGCCGCGGCGCCGGGGTGCCCTGGCGGCGAAGCGACGAGGCGCTGCGCGTGAACGTGGGCGGCGTGCGGCGGTGCCTGAGCGCACGCGCCTTAGCGCGCTTCCCGGGCACGCGGCTGGGTCGCCTGCAGGCTGCGGCGTCCGAGGAGCAGGCGCGGCGCCTTTGCGACGACTACGACGCGACCGCGCGCGAGTTCTACTTCGACCGACACCCGGGCTTCTTCCTGGGCCTGCTGCACTTCTACCGCACTGGCCGGCTGCACGTGCTGGACGAGCTGTGCGTCTTCGCCTTCGGCCAGGAGGCCGACTACTGGGGCCTGGGCGAGAGCGCGCTGGCGGCGTGCTGTCGCGGCCGGTACCTGGAGCGGCGCGTGGCGCGGCCGCGAGCCTGGGACGAAGACAGCGACACACCAAGCAGTGTGGACCCGTGCCCGGATGAGATCTCCGACGTGCAGCGTGAGCTGGCGCGTTATGGCGCAGCGCGCTGCGGCCGCCTGCGCCGCCGCCTCTGGCTCACCATGGAGAACCCGGGCTACTCCTTGCCCAGCAAGCTCTTCAGCTGCGTCTCCATAGGCGTGGTGCTCGCCTCCATTGCCGCCATGTGCATCCACAGCCTGCCCGAGTACCAGGCCCGCGAGGCTGCAGCAGCCGTGGCCGCGGTGGCCGCGGGCCGCAGCGCCGAGGAGGCGCGTGACGACGATCCGGTGCTGCGGCGCCTGGAGTACTTCTGCATCGCCTGGTTCAGCTTTGAGGTGTCATCGCGCCTTCTGCTGGCGCCCAGCACGCGCAACTTCTTCTGCCACCCGCTTAACCTCATCGACATCGTGTCGGTGCTGCCTTTCTATCTCACGCTGCTGGCCGGCGTGGCGCTGGGCGACCGGCGCGGCGCAGGCGGCGAGGAGCTCGGCGACCTGGGCAAAGTAGTGCAGGTGTTTCGCCTCATGCGCATTTTCCGCGTGCTCAAGTTGGCGCGCCACTCCACCGGACTGCGCTCGCTGGGCGCCACGCTCAAG CACAGCTACCGTGAGGTGGGCATCTTACTGTTGTACCTGGCCGTGGGCGTATCTGTGTTCTCCGGTGTGGCGTACACAGCCGAGAAGGAGGAGGATGTGGGCTTTGACACCATTCCAGCCTGCTGGTGGTGGGGCACTGTAAGCATGACCACGGTGGGCTACGGGGATGTGGTGCCAGTGACAGTGGTTGGCAAGCTGGCGGCCTCAGGCTGCATCCTGGGTGGCATCCTGGTGGTGGCACTCCCGATCACCATCATCTTCAACAAATTCTCCCACTTCTACCGGCGCCAGAAGGCCCTGGAGGCAGCTGTGCGCAACAGCGACCACCGGCACTTCGAGGACTTGCTGAGCAGTGTGGACGGAGTGTCGGAGGCGTCCCTGGAAACATCCCGAGAGGCTTCGCGGGAGGGACAGTTTGCAGACCTGGAGACCCAGCCTCCGGGCGAGCCTCCCGACTCCGGGCGATACTAA